A genomic stretch from Archangium lipolyticum includes:
- a CDS encoding alpha/beta fold hydrolase, producing the protein MHSSRLGFLGCVVLCALVAACTHHAPLSRSNSEPPLAPGEHQRVLNGVRLYYRIAGKDSDERAPVLFLHGGPGYNSYSFARLMGTRLEKGRRMVYLDQRGCGRSERPWDGRYSLEVLVEDVEALRQELGVERWVLMGHSFGATLALEYAARHPQHVAGMVYVSGFSDASSSFATWKRELERLHPGRVEAAASTGDTSDYTRVMRALRGLDAQSFFHQLQFRDAMYLQMQEAVDTESGLRNTGELSRALFSQELLGYRFTAFDRITAPVLVVGGRYDNSIGLESIQALAKALPRATFLEYEQSGHFPYLEEADRFERDVSQFLSTLP; encoded by the coding sequence ATGCATTCCTCGCGTCTTGGATTCCTGGGTTGTGTCGTCCTGTGCGCGCTGGTGGCCGCCTGTACGCACCACGCGCCCCTCTCCCGCTCCAACTCCGAGCCGCCGCTGGCTCCCGGCGAGCACCAGCGCGTCCTCAACGGGGTGAGGCTCTACTACCGCATCGCCGGAAAGGACTCCGACGAGCGCGCGCCCGTGCTCTTCCTCCATGGAGGCCCCGGCTACAACAGCTACAGCTTCGCCCGGCTCATGGGCACCCGGCTCGAGAAGGGCCGGCGCATGGTGTACCTGGACCAGCGCGGCTGTGGCCGCTCCGAGCGCCCCTGGGACGGCCGCTACTCGCTGGAGGTGCTGGTGGAAGACGTGGAGGCGCTGCGCCAGGAGCTGGGCGTGGAGCGCTGGGTGCTGATGGGCCACTCCTTCGGCGCGACGCTCGCGCTGGAGTACGCGGCGCGCCATCCCCAGCACGTGGCGGGCATGGTGTACGTGAGTGGCTTCTCGGACGCGTCCAGCTCGTTCGCCACCTGGAAGCGCGAGCTCGAGCGCCTGCACCCCGGGCGGGTGGAAGCCGCGGCCTCTACCGGGGACACGTCGGACTACACGCGGGTGATGCGCGCGCTGCGCGGCCTGGACGCCCAGTCCTTCTTCCACCAGCTGCAGTTCCGCGACGCCATGTACCTCCAGATGCAGGAGGCCGTGGACACGGAGAGCGGCCTGCGCAACACGGGCGAGCTGTCACGGGCCCTCTTCTCCCAGGAGCTGCTCGGCTACCGCTTCACGGCCTTCGATCGCATCACCGCGCCGGTGCTCGTCGTCGGTGGCCGGTATGACAACTCCATCGGCCTGGAGAGCATCCAGGCCCTGGCGAAGGCCCTGCCCCGCGCCACCTTCCTCGAGTACGAGCAGAGCGGGCACTTCCCCTACCTGGAGGAAGCAGACCGCTTCGAGCGGGACGTGAGCCAGTTCCTGTCCACCCTGCCGTGA
- a CDS encoding bifunctional metallophosphatase/5'-nucleotidase gives MPTPSSRSSLRALLLSSSLLLACAHVGGGQTTATGATPPANARQVHARVLAINDFHGNLAPPQGSSGEIRTGSTKTKAGGIGFLARHLADLRARDPRNTLVVSSGDLIGASPLVSALFHDEPTIEAMNLAGLQLNAVGNHEFDEGTTELKRMQMGGCHPVDGCQDGTPFEGARFQFLAANVVDEKGATLFPPYAVRELAGVKVAFIGMTLEGTPEIVDAAGIRGFQFRDEADTVNALVPELRKQGIRAIVVLLHEGGVQQPGGSYDGCEGISGPIVDIVHRMDKEVDAILSAHTHQSYNCVIEGRRVTSAAPYGRIITDLDLVLDTSTGDVVETTARNVIVTQDVEGVPDVQALVDRYDRLAAPLRDRVLGRVTAPLQQPNARKWPSGESTLGNALADAQLAATKSLGAQVAFMNPGGIRGDLDAGDVTYGEAFTLQPFGNSLVTLTLTGAQLHSLLEAQWEGSHPRILQPSQGFSYTWKASAPVGQKVDPASIRLNGMPIEPAGRYRVTVSSFLAGGGDGFRELAEGTNRQGGMLDVDALEAWLKASPRSPPETNRITRVE, from the coding sequence ATGCCCACGCCCTCTTCCCGCTCCTCACTCCGCGCGCTCCTGCTGTCCTCCTCGCTCCTGCTCGCCTGTGCCCATGTCGGCGGCGGACAGACGACAGCCACCGGCGCCACCCCTCCCGCGAACGCCCGCCAGGTGCACGCGCGGGTGCTGGCCATCAATGACTTCCACGGGAACCTCGCGCCTCCCCAGGGCTCCTCGGGGGAGATCCGTACGGGGTCCACCAAGACGAAGGCGGGAGGCATCGGCTTCCTCGCCCGTCATCTGGCGGATCTGCGCGCCCGAGATCCACGGAACACCCTCGTGGTCTCCTCGGGAGATCTCATCGGCGCCAGTCCGCTCGTCTCCGCCCTCTTCCACGACGAGCCCACCATCGAGGCGATGAACCTCGCCGGGCTGCAGCTCAACGCCGTGGGCAACCATGAGTTCGACGAGGGCACCACCGAGCTCAAGCGCATGCAGATGGGTGGCTGCCACCCGGTGGACGGCTGCCAGGACGGCACGCCCTTCGAGGGCGCGCGCTTCCAGTTCCTCGCCGCCAACGTGGTCGACGAGAAGGGCGCCACCCTCTTCCCCCCCTACGCCGTGCGCGAGCTCGCGGGCGTGAAGGTGGCCTTCATCGGCATGACGCTCGAGGGCACGCCGGAGATCGTCGACGCCGCCGGCATCCGGGGCTTCCAGTTCCGGGACGAGGCCGACACGGTCAACGCGCTGGTGCCCGAGCTGAGGAAGCAGGGCATCCGGGCCATCGTGGTGCTCCTCCATGAGGGGGGTGTCCAGCAACCGGGCGGCTCGTACGACGGCTGCGAGGGCATCTCCGGCCCCATCGTGGACATCGTCCACCGCATGGACAAGGAGGTGGACGCCATCCTCAGCGCCCACACCCACCAGTCCTACAATTGCGTCATCGAAGGCAGGCGCGTCACCAGCGCGGCCCCCTACGGGCGGATCATCACGGACCTCGACCTGGTGCTGGACACGTCCACCGGAGACGTCGTGGAGACCACCGCGCGCAACGTCATCGTCACCCAGGACGTGGAAGGCGTCCCCGACGTGCAGGCGCTCGTCGACCGCTATGACCGGCTGGCCGCCCCCCTGCGAGACCGCGTCCTCGGCCGGGTGACCGCGCCGCTCCAGCAGCCCAACGCCAGGAAGTGGCCCTCGGGCGAATCCACCCTGGGCAACGCCCTCGCCGATGCGCAGCTCGCGGCGACGAAGAGCCTGGGCGCCCAGGTGGCCTTCATGAACCCGGGCGGCATCCGGGGGGACCTCGACGCGGGTGACGTCACCTATGGCGAGGCCTTCACCCTCCAGCCCTTCGGCAACTCCCTCGTGACGCTGACGCTCACCGGCGCCCAGCTCCACTCCCTGTTGGAGGCCCAGTGGGAGGGAAGCCACCCGCGCATCCTCCAACCCTCGCAGGGCTTCTCCTATACGTGGAAGGCCTCGGCCCCCGTGGGCCAGAAGGTGGACCCGGCCAGCATCCGACTCAATGGCATGCCCATCGAGCCGGCGGGCCGCTACCGCGTGACGGTGAGCAGCTTCCTCGCGGGCGGCGGAGATGGCTTCCGCGAGCTCGCCGAGGGCACCAACCGTCAGGGCGGCATGCTGGACGTGGACGCACTGGAGGCCTGGCTGAAGGCCTCCCCGCGCTCGCCACCGGAGACGAACCGCATCACCCGCGTGGAGTAG
- a CDS encoding Uma2 family endonuclease, producing the protein MEHKPATHADLEALPEHVVGEIIAGELHVSPRPASPHTVAASVLGMELGGPFHRGRGGPGGWVLLDEPELHLGQDVLVPDLAGWRRERMPRPPRTAAFTLAPDWVCEVLSPSTARLDRALKLPVYTREGVRHVWFLDPEVRMLEVFRLEGARYSLLGTHTSTARVRAEPFEALELELAALWDEA; encoded by the coding sequence ATGGAACACAAACCGGCCACCCATGCCGATCTGGAGGCACTCCCCGAGCATGTCGTGGGGGAGATCATCGCCGGAGAGCTCCATGTGAGCCCCCGGCCAGCATCGCCTCACACGGTGGCGGCTTCCGTGCTGGGCATGGAGCTGGGAGGACCGTTCCACCGGGGGCGCGGAGGCCCAGGAGGCTGGGTGCTCCTGGACGAGCCCGAGTTGCACCTGGGGCAGGACGTGCTGGTACCGGACCTGGCCGGCTGGCGCCGGGAGAGGATGCCCCGGCCGCCACGCACCGCGGCCTTCACACTCGCGCCAGACTGGGTCTGTGAGGTGCTCTCTCCTTCCACGGCCAGGTTGGATCGGGCGCTCAAGCTCCCCGTGTACACGCGCGAGGGCGTCCGGCACGTGTGGTTCCTGGACCCGGAGGTGCGCATGCTGGAAGTGTTCCGGCTGGAAGGGGCGCGCTACTCCCTGCTGGGCACGCACACCAGCACGGCACGGGTGCGTGCCGAGCCGTTCGAAGCGCTGGAGCTGGAGCTCGCCGCGCTCTGGGATGAGGCGTAG
- a CDS encoding metallophosphoesterase yields MSWCIHGPVDKDEDCRDTAVTQRILRLSERGVVVVGPSRIGKTSLLHRVIESLGPRFDSPRPIHLSSESKDTFARMEKATGWLVFDEAQHLLDWSPRALGELHQRLKDRPFVMAAWPILMRPDAPVELQRLLEDVSIETLHPLRREETARMVRRAWSHAPLACEDDVVEALHRATAGFPNLVARLCRFLTSTGTEAPSAPTDGELAGFIDSVEDFDDPFQAIYASLPPRMQQLLDGARISTGSSLEALRQYGLVAGSPASFNGSLFGRVWGPGSTWEPRVSRAAPAVVRRAPSGPKPALTWLHLSDLHFGAGEQQRQQKHRFNQEVVIGAIRQDVEKNLPWIPDTLFVTGDIAFSAKPEQYQQAAQWLKKLVEAAGTSTAALRVVPGNHDVDRSLAGEPDVQGAHEAIRRKPGAIDDHLHRERSRKLLGDKLGAYVRFLEELVPNHPRGADDLLLDWSEQHDPTTELPGRVWFVGLCSVWVSDKDDAERKLIIGERQLRALQEVKEEDLLLLLTHHPPGWLHPDAEDLLLERMMERGPHLHLCGHVHVARARALRSLGISRESVRLVAGAGHGESSEQHGYAWGALRWNQGRWELGWAPRVFVRGWGMRPDLNRYNLDDEGFAWTPLELKWGEPGSSRAKKEVG; encoded by the coding sequence ATGAGCTGGTGCATCCATGGTCCCGTGGACAAGGACGAGGACTGCCGGGATACAGCCGTCACCCAGCGAATCCTCCGCCTGTCGGAGCGCGGCGTGGTGGTGGTGGGTCCCAGCCGTATCGGCAAGACGAGCCTGCTTCACCGTGTCATCGAAAGCCTGGGGCCCCGGTTCGACAGCCCTCGCCCCATCCACCTGTCCAGCGAATCCAAAGACACCTTCGCCCGGATGGAGAAGGCCACGGGCTGGCTCGTGTTCGACGAGGCGCAGCACCTGCTGGATTGGAGCCCGAGGGCGCTCGGCGAGCTGCACCAACGGCTGAAGGATCGTCCGTTCGTCATGGCCGCCTGGCCCATCTTGATGAGGCCAGACGCGCCGGTCGAGCTGCAGCGGCTTCTCGAAGATGTGAGCATCGAGACACTCCATCCGCTGAGGCGCGAGGAAACGGCGCGGATGGTGCGGCGGGCCTGGAGTCATGCGCCCCTTGCCTGTGAGGACGACGTGGTGGAAGCCCTCCACCGCGCGACCGCCGGTTTCCCCAATCTGGTCGCGCGGCTCTGCCGCTTCCTCACGAGCACCGGCACCGAGGCACCATCCGCCCCCACCGATGGGGAGTTGGCGGGCTTCATCGACTCCGTCGAGGATTTCGATGACCCCTTCCAGGCCATCTACGCCTCACTCCCTCCACGAATGCAGCAATTGCTGGACGGCGCCCGGATCAGCACGGGGTCGAGCCTTGAGGCCCTCCGGCAGTACGGTCTCGTCGCTGGAAGTCCGGCCTCGTTCAACGGCTCGCTCTTCGGCCGCGTCTGGGGACCCGGGAGCACCTGGGAGCCGAGGGTCTCGCGGGCTGCTCCGGCGGTGGTGCGCCGCGCACCTTCCGGGCCGAAGCCCGCCCTCACGTGGCTGCATCTGTCCGATCTCCACTTCGGTGCCGGGGAGCAGCAGAGACAACAGAAGCACCGCTTCAACCAGGAAGTCGTCATCGGGGCCATCCGCCAGGACGTGGAGAAGAATCTCCCTTGGATACCGGACACCCTCTTCGTCACGGGGGACATCGCCTTCAGCGCGAAGCCCGAGCAGTACCAGCAGGCGGCTCAATGGCTGAAGAAGCTCGTCGAGGCTGCCGGCACCTCGACCGCAGCGCTCCGCGTGGTGCCCGGCAACCACGACGTCGATCGCTCCCTGGCCGGGGAGCCCGACGTCCAAGGCGCTCACGAGGCCATCCGCAGGAAGCCTGGAGCCATCGACGATCACCTCCACAGGGAGCGCAGCCGCAAGCTGCTGGGCGACAAGCTCGGGGCCTATGTCCGCTTCCTGGAGGAGCTCGTTCCCAACCACCCGCGAGGCGCGGACGACCTGCTGCTCGACTGGAGCGAGCAACATGACCCCACCACGGAGCTGCCCGGGCGGGTGTGGTTCGTCGGCCTGTGCTCGGTCTGGGTGAGCGACAAGGACGACGCCGAGAGGAAGCTCATCATCGGCGAGCGGCAGCTCCGCGCGCTCCAGGAGGTGAAGGAGGAGGATCTGCTGCTCCTGCTCACCCACCATCCACCGGGCTGGCTGCACCCGGATGCCGAGGATCTGCTCCTGGAGCGGATGATGGAGCGAGGTCCTCATCTGCATCTCTGCGGGCACGTCCACGTCGCCCGGGCCCGTGCGCTGCGAAGCCTCGGCATCTCCCGCGAGTCGGTCCGCCTCGTCGCGGGAGCGGGCCACGGTGAGTCCTCCGAACAGCATGGCTATGCATGGGGAGCCCTGCGCTGGAACCAGGGGCGCTGGGAGCTGGGCTGGGCGCCGCGCGTCTTCGTGCGTGGATGGGGCATGCGGCCGGATCTCAACCGTTACAATCTGGACGACGAGGGCTTCGCCTGGACGCCTCTGGAGCTGAAGTGGGGAGAGCCGGGCTCGAGCCGGGCCAAGAAAGAGGTAGGGTGA